The proteins below come from a single Microtus pennsylvanicus isolate mMicPen1 chromosome 13, mMicPen1.hap1, whole genome shotgun sequence genomic window:
- the Lrrc41 gene encoding leucine-rich repeat-containing protein 41 isoform X2 translates to MKTRPSSLESVTCWRAKFMEAFFSHVLRGTIDVSSDKRLCDQRFSPLLHSSRHVRQLTICNMLQGATELVAEPNRRVLETLASSLHTLKFRHLLFSDVAAQQSLRQLLHQLIHHGAVSQVSLYSWPVPESALFILILTMSAGFWQPGPGSLPCRLCGEASRGRAPSRDEGSLLLGSRRPRRDAAERCAAALMATRRKSEVKQMPRAVPTTRVTRRSTQESLAVGGTDSKRELNPPATSYEASSTKQPSSGPAATSSASSSTSSKRAPASSASQPKPLKRFKRAAGKKGGRTRQGSGAESEDLYDFVFIVAGEKEDGEEMEIGEVACGALDGSDPSCLGLPALETSQRFRSISTLELFTVPLSTEAALTLCHLLSSWVSLESLTLSYNGLGSNIFRLLDSLRALSGQAGCRLRALHLSDLFSPLPILELTRAIVRALPLLRVLSIRVDHPSQRDNPAVPENAGPPSNIIGDEEIPENCLEQLEMGFPRGAQPAPLLCSVLKASGSLQQLSLDSATFASPQDFGLVLQTLKEYNLSLKRLSFHDMNLADCQSEVLFLLQNLTLQEITFSFCRLFEKRPAQFLPEMVAAMKGNSTLKGLRLPGNRLGNAGLLALADVFSEDSSSSLCQLDISSNCIKPDGLLEFAKRLERWGRGAFGHLRLFQNWLDQDAVTAREAIRRLRATCHVVSDSWDSSQAFADYVSTM, encoded by the exons ATGAAAACCAGGCCTTCCAGTTTGGAG agTGTGACTTGTTGGCGAGCTAAGTTTATGGAAGCTTTTTTTTCCCATGTTCTGCGTGGAACCATTGATGTGTCTTCTGATAAGCGCCTCTGTGACCAGCGCTTCTCACCTCTCCTGCACAGCTCCCGCCATGTTCGACAGCTCACCATCTGTAATATGCTGCAAGGAGCAACTGAGCTAGTGGCTGAGCCAAACCGCAGGGTTCTAGAGACCCTAGCTAGTTCCCTGCACACCCTCAAGTTCCGCCACCTGCTGTTCTCTGATGTGGCTGCTCAGCAGTCCCTGCGACAGCTGTTGCATCAGCTCATTCACCATGGAGCTGTTAGCCAAGTGTCGCTGTACTCATGGCCTGTGCCTGAGTCAGCCCTTTTCATCCTTATCCTCACCATGAGTGCTGGCTTTTGGCAGCCAGGCCCTGGCAGCTTGCCTTGCCGCCTCTGTGGTGAAGCCTCCCGAGGCCGGGCCCCATCCCGAGATGAAGGGTCCTTATTGCTAGGCTCACGCCGGCCTCGGCGGGATGCAGCAGAGCGATGTGCTGCAGCACTGATGGCCACCCGGCGGAAGAGTGAAGTCAAGCAGATGCCCAGGGCTGTACCTACCACTCGTGTCACACGCCGCAGCACACAAGAAAGCCTGGCAGTAGGCGGGACAGACTCTAAGAGGGAGTTGAACCCTCCAGCCACCTCTTATGAGGCTTCTAGCACCAAGCAGCCATCCTCTGGTCCAGctgccacctcctctgcctcctcttctacatCATCCAAACGGGCTCCAGCCAGCTCAGCCTCTCAGCCTAAGCCCTTAAAGCGTTTCAAACGAGCTGCAGGGAAGAAGGGTGGCCGTACCCGTCAGGGGTCTGGTGCAGAGTCTGAAGACCTCTatgactttgtttttattgtggctGGTGAGAAGGAAGATGGTGAAGAGATGGAGATTGGGGAAGTGGCCTGTGGAGCTCTGGATGGATCAGATCCCAGCTGTTTGGGGCTCCCAGCACTGGAGACATCCCAGCGATTCCGTAGCATTTCCACCTTGGAGCTGTTCACAGTTCCTCTCTCCACAGAGGCAGCTCTGACACTGTGCCACCTGCTGAGCTCCTGGGTATCACTGGAGAGCCTTACACTTTCCTACAATG GCCTGGGCTCTAATATCTTCCGCCTGCTAGACAGCCTGCGGGCTCTGTCAGGCCAGGCTGGATGCCGCCTCCGTGCCCTGCATCTCAGTGACCTGTTCTCACCACTGCCCATCCTGGAGTTGACACGTGCCATTGTGCGAGCTCTTCCCCTGCTGCGGGTCCTGTCTATTCGTGTTGACCACCCAAGCCAAAGGGACAACCCTGCTGTACCAGAGAATGCTGGGCCCCCTAGCAACATAATTGGGGATGAGGAAATACCAG AAAACTGCCTAGAGCAATTGGAGATGGGATTTCCAAGAGGGGCTCAGCCAGCCCCACTGCTCTGCTCTGTTCTCAAGGCCTCAGGTTCTCTACAGCAGCTGTCACTGGACAGTGCCACCTTTGCCTCTCCCCAGGATTTTGGGCTCGTGTTGCAAACACTCAAAG AATACAACCTGTCTCTGAAGAGGCTGAGCTTCCATGATATGAATCTTGCAGACTGTCAGAGTGAGGTGCTCTTTTTGCTACAGAATCTGACCCTTCAAG AGATTACCTTCTCCTTCTGCCGTCTGTTTGAGAAGCGCCCAGCCCAATTTCTCCCTGAGATGGTTGCTGCTATGAAGGGCAACTCTACACTGAAGGGCCTTCGACTCCCAGGGAACCGCTTGG ggAATGCTGGCTTGTTGGCCCTAGCAGATGTTTTCTCAGAggattcttcctcttctctctgtcagCTGGATATCAG CTCCAACTGCATCAAGCCAGATGGGCTTCTGGAGTTTGCCAAGCGACTGGAGCGCTGGGGCCGTGGGGCATTTGGTCACCTACGCCTCTTCCAGAACTGGCTGGACCAGGATGCAGTCACAGCAAGGGAAGCAATCCGGCGGCTCCGAGCTACCTGCCATGTGGTTAGCGACTCGTGGGACTCATCCCAGGCCTTTGCAGATTATGTCAGCACCATGTGA
- the Rad54l gene encoding DNA repair and recombination protein RAD54-like isoform X2, translating into MRRSLAPSQLARRKPDGRSSDDEDWQPETVTPKKQKSSNETQCFLSPFRKPLTQLINRPPCLDSSQHEAFIRSILSKPFKVPIPNYQGPLGSRALGLKRAGVRRALHDPLEEGALVLYEPPPLSVHDQLKLDKEKLPVHVVVDPILSKVLRPHQREGVKFLWECVTSRRIPGSHGCIMADEMGLGKTLQCITLMWTLLRQSPECKPEIEKAVVVSPSSLVKNWYNEVGKWLGGRIQPLAIDGGSKDEIDRKLEGFMNQRGARVPSPILIISYETFRLHVGVLKKGNVGLVICDEGHRLKNSENQTYQALDSLNTSRRVLISGTPIQNDLLEYFSLVHFVNSGILGTAQEFKKHFELPILKSRDAAASEADRQRGEERLRELISIVNRCLIRRTSDILSKYLPVKIEQVVCCRLTPLQTELYKRFLRQAKPEEELREGKMSVSSLSSITSLKKLCNRKMLVLDYILAMTRSRSSDKVVLVSNYTQTLDLFEKLCRARRYLYVRLDGTMSIKKRAKVVERFNNPSSPDFVFMLSSKAGGCGLNLIGANRLVMFDPDWNPANDEQAMARVWRDGQKKTCYIYRLLSTGTIEEKIFQRQSHKKALSSCVVDEEQDVERHFSLGELKELFTLDEASLSDTHDRLHCRRCVNSRQVWPPPDGSDCTSDLAQWNHSTDKRGLQDEVLQAAWDASSTAITFVFHQRSHEEQRGLH; encoded by the exons ACTCCTAAGAAACAGAAGTCCAGCAATGAGACCCAGTGTTTCCTGTCTCCTTTTCGGAAACCTTTGACTCAGTTAATCAACCGACCACCCTGTTTGGATAGCAGTCAACAT gaagcATTTATTCGAAGCATTTTGTCAAAGCCTTTCAAGGTCCCCATTCCAAATTATCAAG GTCCTCTGGGCTCTCGTGCATTGGGCTTGAAAAGGGCTGGTGTCCGTCGTGCCCTCCATGACCCTCTGGAAGAAGGTGCCTTGGTTCTGTATGAGCCTCCCCCACTAAGCGTCCATGACCAGCTGAAGCTTGACAA GGAAAAACTCCCTGTCCACGTGGTTGTGGATCCTATTCTCAGTAAGGTGTTGCGGCCTCATCAGAGAGAG GGAGTGAAGTTCCTATGGGAGTGTGTCACCAGTCGTCGGATCCCGGGAAGCCATGGATGCATCATGGCCGATGAGATGGGCCTGGGAAAGACACTCCAGTGCATCACGTTAATGTGGACACTTTTACGCCAGAGCCCAGAGTGCAAGCCTGAAATTGAGAAAGCAGTGGTAGTGTCACCTTCCAGCCTGGTGAAGAACTGGTACAATGAGGTTGGGAAATGGCTTGGCGGGAGGATCCAACCTCTAGCCATCGATGGAGGCTCTAAGGACGAGATAGACCGAAAACTGG AAGGATTTATGAACCAGCGTGGAGCTCGAGTGCCTTCTCCCATTCTCATCATTTCCTATGAGACTTTCCGCCTTCATGTTGGAGtccttaaaaaaggaaatgttgGACTGGTCATATGTGATGAG GGACACAGGCTTAAAAACTCTGAGAATCAGACTTACCAGGCCCTGGACAGCTTGAATACCAGCCGGCGGGTGCTCATCTCTGGGACCCCCATCCAAAATGACTTGCTTGAATATTTCAGCTTGGTGCACTTCGTTAATTCAGGAATTTTGG GAACTGCCCAGGAGTTTAAGAAGCATTTTGAGTTGCCAATTTTGAAGAGTCGAGATGCAGCTGCCAGTGAGGCAGACAGACAGCGAGGGGAGGAACGTCTGCGGGAGCTCATCAGTATCGTGAACAG GTGCCTGATACGGAGAACATCAGACATCCTCTCTAAATATCTGCCAGTGAAGATTGAGCAGGTGGTTTGTTGTAG GCTGACACCCCTTCAAACTGAGTTATATAAAAGATTTCTGAGACAGGCTAAACCCGAAGAAGAATTGCGTGAAGGCAAGATGAGTGTGTCTTCCCTGTCTTCTATCACCTCTCTAAAGAAGCTTTGTAACC GTAAGATGCTGGTCCTTGATTACATTCTGGCCATGACGCGAAGCCGCAGCAGTGACAAAGTTGTGCTGGTGTCTAATTATACTCAGACGTTGGATCTCTTTGAAAAGCTGTGCCGAGCTCGAAG GTACCTGTATGTTCGCCTGGATGGCACAATGTCCATTAAGAAGCGAGCCAAGGTTGTGGAGCGCTTCAATAATCCATCA agtcctgaTTTTGTCTTCATGCTGAGCAGCAAAGCTGGGGGCTGTGGTCTTAATCTCATTGGTGCTAACCGTCTGGTCATGTTTGATCCTGACTGGAACCCAGCCAATGATGAACAAGCGATGGCCCGAGTCTGGCGTGATGGTCAAAAGAAGACCTGCTATATTTACCGACTGCTGTCT ACTGGAACCATAGAGGAGAAGATCTTTCAGCGGCAGAGCCACAAGAAGGCACTGAGCAGCTGTGTGGTTGATGAGGAGCAGGATGTGGAGAGACATTTCTCGCTTGGTGAGCTGAAAGAGCTGTTTACCCTGGATGAAGCCAGCCTCAGTGACACACATGACAG gcTGCATTGCCGCCGCTGTGTAAACAGCCGCCAGGTCTGGCCACCCCCTGATGGTTCTGACTGCACTTCAGATCTGGCTCAGTGGAACCATAGCACAGATAAACGGGGGCTCCAGGATGAGGTACTCCAGGCTGCCTGGGATGCTTCATCTACAGCCATCACCTTCGTCTTCCACCAGCGTTCTCATGAGGAGCAGCGGGGTCTCCACTGA
- the Lrrc41 gene encoding leucine-rich repeat-containing protein 41 isoform X1 — translation MAAPEAWRARSCWFCEVAAATTMEATSREAAPAKSSASGPSAPPALFELCGRAVSAHMGVLESGVWALPGPILQSILPLLNIYYLERIEETALKKGLSTQAIWRRLWDELMKTRPSSLESVTCWRAKFMEAFFSHVLRGTIDVSSDKRLCDQRFSPLLHSSRHVRQLTICNMLQGATELVAEPNRRVLETLASSLHTLKFRHLLFSDVAAQQSLRQLLHQLIHHGAVSQVSLYSWPVPESALFILILTMSAGFWQPGPGSLPCRLCGEASRGRAPSRDEGSLLLGSRRPRRDAAERCAAALMATRRKSEVKQMPRAVPTTRVTRRSTQESLAVGGTDSKRELNPPATSYEASSTKQPSSGPAATSSASSSTSSKRAPASSASQPKPLKRFKRAAGKKGGRTRQGSGAESEDLYDFVFIVAGEKEDGEEMEIGEVACGALDGSDPSCLGLPALETSQRFRSISTLELFTVPLSTEAALTLCHLLSSWVSLESLTLSYNGLGSNIFRLLDSLRALSGQAGCRLRALHLSDLFSPLPILELTRAIVRALPLLRVLSIRVDHPSQRDNPAVPENAGPPSNIIGDEEIPENCLEQLEMGFPRGAQPAPLLCSVLKASGSLQQLSLDSATFASPQDFGLVLQTLKEYNLSLKRLSFHDMNLADCQSEVLFLLQNLTLQEITFSFCRLFEKRPAQFLPEMVAAMKGNSTLKGLRLPGNRLGNAGLLALADVFSEDSSSSLCQLDISSNCIKPDGLLEFAKRLERWGRGAFGHLRLFQNWLDQDAVTAREAIRRLRATCHVVSDSWDSSQAFADYVSTM, via the exons cCCTCCCAGGTCCAATACTTCAAAGCATCTTACCTCTGCTCAATATATATTACTTGGAGAGGATTGAGGAAACTGCCCTCAAAAAAG GTCTCTCCACTCAGGCCATCTGGCGCCGACTCTGGGATGAGCTGATGAAAACCAGGCCTTCCAGTTTGGAG agTGTGACTTGTTGGCGAGCTAAGTTTATGGAAGCTTTTTTTTCCCATGTTCTGCGTGGAACCATTGATGTGTCTTCTGATAAGCGCCTCTGTGACCAGCGCTTCTCACCTCTCCTGCACAGCTCCCGCCATGTTCGACAGCTCACCATCTGTAATATGCTGCAAGGAGCAACTGAGCTAGTGGCTGAGCCAAACCGCAGGGTTCTAGAGACCCTAGCTAGTTCCCTGCACACCCTCAAGTTCCGCCACCTGCTGTTCTCTGATGTGGCTGCTCAGCAGTCCCTGCGACAGCTGTTGCATCAGCTCATTCACCATGGAGCTGTTAGCCAAGTGTCGCTGTACTCATGGCCTGTGCCTGAGTCAGCCCTTTTCATCCTTATCCTCACCATGAGTGCTGGCTTTTGGCAGCCAGGCCCTGGCAGCTTGCCTTGCCGCCTCTGTGGTGAAGCCTCCCGAGGCCGGGCCCCATCCCGAGATGAAGGGTCCTTATTGCTAGGCTCACGCCGGCCTCGGCGGGATGCAGCAGAGCGATGTGCTGCAGCACTGATGGCCACCCGGCGGAAGAGTGAAGTCAAGCAGATGCCCAGGGCTGTACCTACCACTCGTGTCACACGCCGCAGCACACAAGAAAGCCTGGCAGTAGGCGGGACAGACTCTAAGAGGGAGTTGAACCCTCCAGCCACCTCTTATGAGGCTTCTAGCACCAAGCAGCCATCCTCTGGTCCAGctgccacctcctctgcctcctcttctacatCATCCAAACGGGCTCCAGCCAGCTCAGCCTCTCAGCCTAAGCCCTTAAAGCGTTTCAAACGAGCTGCAGGGAAGAAGGGTGGCCGTACCCGTCAGGGGTCTGGTGCAGAGTCTGAAGACCTCTatgactttgtttttattgtggctGGTGAGAAGGAAGATGGTGAAGAGATGGAGATTGGGGAAGTGGCCTGTGGAGCTCTGGATGGATCAGATCCCAGCTGTTTGGGGCTCCCAGCACTGGAGACATCCCAGCGATTCCGTAGCATTTCCACCTTGGAGCTGTTCACAGTTCCTCTCTCCACAGAGGCAGCTCTGACACTGTGCCACCTGCTGAGCTCCTGGGTATCACTGGAGAGCCTTACACTTTCCTACAATG GCCTGGGCTCTAATATCTTCCGCCTGCTAGACAGCCTGCGGGCTCTGTCAGGCCAGGCTGGATGCCGCCTCCGTGCCCTGCATCTCAGTGACCTGTTCTCACCACTGCCCATCCTGGAGTTGACACGTGCCATTGTGCGAGCTCTTCCCCTGCTGCGGGTCCTGTCTATTCGTGTTGACCACCCAAGCCAAAGGGACAACCCTGCTGTACCAGAGAATGCTGGGCCCCCTAGCAACATAATTGGGGATGAGGAAATACCAG AAAACTGCCTAGAGCAATTGGAGATGGGATTTCCAAGAGGGGCTCAGCCAGCCCCACTGCTCTGCTCTGTTCTCAAGGCCTCAGGTTCTCTACAGCAGCTGTCACTGGACAGTGCCACCTTTGCCTCTCCCCAGGATTTTGGGCTCGTGTTGCAAACACTCAAAG AATACAACCTGTCTCTGAAGAGGCTGAGCTTCCATGATATGAATCTTGCAGACTGTCAGAGTGAGGTGCTCTTTTTGCTACAGAATCTGACCCTTCAAG AGATTACCTTCTCCTTCTGCCGTCTGTTTGAGAAGCGCCCAGCCCAATTTCTCCCTGAGATGGTTGCTGCTATGAAGGGCAACTCTACACTGAAGGGCCTTCGACTCCCAGGGAACCGCTTGG ggAATGCTGGCTTGTTGGCCCTAGCAGATGTTTTCTCAGAggattcttcctcttctctctgtcagCTGGATATCAG CTCCAACTGCATCAAGCCAGATGGGCTTCTGGAGTTTGCCAAGCGACTGGAGCGCTGGGGCCGTGGGGCATTTGGTCACCTACGCCTCTTCCAGAACTGGCTGGACCAGGATGCAGTCACAGCAAGGGAAGCAATCCGGCGGCTCCGAGCTACCTGCCATGTGGTTAGCGACTCGTGGGACTCATCCCAGGCCTTTGCAGATTATGTCAGCACCATGTGA
- the Rad54l gene encoding DNA repair and recombination protein RAD54-like isoform X1: MRRSLAPSQLARRKPDGRSSDDEDWQPETVTPKKQKSSNETQCFLSPFRKPLTQLINRPPCLDSSQHEAFIRSILSKPFKVPIPNYQGPLGSRALGLKRAGVRRALHDPLEEGALVLYEPPPLSVHDQLKLDKEKLPVHVVVDPILSKVLRPHQREGVKFLWECVTSRRIPGSHGCIMADEMGLGKTLQCITLMWTLLRQSPECKPEIEKAVVVSPSSLVKNWYNEVGKWLGGRIQPLAIDGGSKDEIDRKLEGFMNQRGARVPSPILIISYETFRLHVGVLKKGNVGLVICDEGHRLKNSENQTYQALDSLNTSRRVLISGTPIQNDLLEYFSLVHFVNSGILGTAQEFKKHFELPILKSRDAAASEADRQRGEERLRELISIVNRCLIRRTSDILSKYLPVKIEQVVCCRLTPLQTELYKRFLRQAKPEEELREGKMSVSSLSSITSLKKLCNHPALIYDKCVTEEDGFEGALDIFPPGYTSKAVEPQLSGKMLVLDYILAMTRSRSSDKVVLVSNYTQTLDLFEKLCRARRYLYVRLDGTMSIKKRAKVVERFNNPSSPDFVFMLSSKAGGCGLNLIGANRLVMFDPDWNPANDEQAMARVWRDGQKKTCYIYRLLSTGTIEEKIFQRQSHKKALSSCVVDEEQDVERHFSLGELKELFTLDEASLSDTHDRLHCRRCVNSRQVWPPPDGSDCTSDLAQWNHSTDKRGLQDEVLQAAWDASSTAITFVFHQRSHEEQRGLH; this comes from the exons ACTCCTAAGAAACAGAAGTCCAGCAATGAGACCCAGTGTTTCCTGTCTCCTTTTCGGAAACCTTTGACTCAGTTAATCAACCGACCACCCTGTTTGGATAGCAGTCAACAT gaagcATTTATTCGAAGCATTTTGTCAAAGCCTTTCAAGGTCCCCATTCCAAATTATCAAG GTCCTCTGGGCTCTCGTGCATTGGGCTTGAAAAGGGCTGGTGTCCGTCGTGCCCTCCATGACCCTCTGGAAGAAGGTGCCTTGGTTCTGTATGAGCCTCCCCCACTAAGCGTCCATGACCAGCTGAAGCTTGACAA GGAAAAACTCCCTGTCCACGTGGTTGTGGATCCTATTCTCAGTAAGGTGTTGCGGCCTCATCAGAGAGAG GGAGTGAAGTTCCTATGGGAGTGTGTCACCAGTCGTCGGATCCCGGGAAGCCATGGATGCATCATGGCCGATGAGATGGGCCTGGGAAAGACACTCCAGTGCATCACGTTAATGTGGACACTTTTACGCCAGAGCCCAGAGTGCAAGCCTGAAATTGAGAAAGCAGTGGTAGTGTCACCTTCCAGCCTGGTGAAGAACTGGTACAATGAGGTTGGGAAATGGCTTGGCGGGAGGATCCAACCTCTAGCCATCGATGGAGGCTCTAAGGACGAGATAGACCGAAAACTGG AAGGATTTATGAACCAGCGTGGAGCTCGAGTGCCTTCTCCCATTCTCATCATTTCCTATGAGACTTTCCGCCTTCATGTTGGAGtccttaaaaaaggaaatgttgGACTGGTCATATGTGATGAG GGACACAGGCTTAAAAACTCTGAGAATCAGACTTACCAGGCCCTGGACAGCTTGAATACCAGCCGGCGGGTGCTCATCTCTGGGACCCCCATCCAAAATGACTTGCTTGAATATTTCAGCTTGGTGCACTTCGTTAATTCAGGAATTTTGG GAACTGCCCAGGAGTTTAAGAAGCATTTTGAGTTGCCAATTTTGAAGAGTCGAGATGCAGCTGCCAGTGAGGCAGACAGACAGCGAGGGGAGGAACGTCTGCGGGAGCTCATCAGTATCGTGAACAG GTGCCTGATACGGAGAACATCAGACATCCTCTCTAAATATCTGCCAGTGAAGATTGAGCAGGTGGTTTGTTGTAG GCTGACACCCCTTCAAACTGAGTTATATAAAAGATTTCTGAGACAGGCTAAACCCGAAGAAGAATTGCGTGAAGGCAAGATGAGTGTGTCTTCCCTGTCTTCTATCACCTCTCTAAAGAAGCTTTGTAACC ATCCAGCTTTAATCTATGACAAGTGTGTGACAGAGGAGGATGGCTTTGAGGGTGCTTTGGATATCTTCCCACCTGGTTATACCTCTAAAGCTGTGGAGCCACAGCTGTCAG GTAAGATGCTGGTCCTTGATTACATTCTGGCCATGACGCGAAGCCGCAGCAGTGACAAAGTTGTGCTGGTGTCTAATTATACTCAGACGTTGGATCTCTTTGAAAAGCTGTGCCGAGCTCGAAG GTACCTGTATGTTCGCCTGGATGGCACAATGTCCATTAAGAAGCGAGCCAAGGTTGTGGAGCGCTTCAATAATCCATCA agtcctgaTTTTGTCTTCATGCTGAGCAGCAAAGCTGGGGGCTGTGGTCTTAATCTCATTGGTGCTAACCGTCTGGTCATGTTTGATCCTGACTGGAACCCAGCCAATGATGAACAAGCGATGGCCCGAGTCTGGCGTGATGGTCAAAAGAAGACCTGCTATATTTACCGACTGCTGTCT ACTGGAACCATAGAGGAGAAGATCTTTCAGCGGCAGAGCCACAAGAAGGCACTGAGCAGCTGTGTGGTTGATGAGGAGCAGGATGTGGAGAGACATTTCTCGCTTGGTGAGCTGAAAGAGCTGTTTACCCTGGATGAAGCCAGCCTCAGTGACACACATGACAG gcTGCATTGCCGCCGCTGTGTAAACAGCCGCCAGGTCTGGCCACCCCCTGATGGTTCTGACTGCACTTCAGATCTGGCTCAGTGGAACCATAGCACAGATAAACGGGGGCTCCAGGATGAGGTACTCCAGGCTGCCTGGGATGCTTCATCTACAGCCATCACCTTCGTCTTCCACCAGCGTTCTCATGAGGAGCAGCGGGGTCTCCACTGA